The Erythrobacter aurantius genome includes a window with the following:
- a CDS encoding 3'-5' exonuclease, with amino-acid sequence MTMDDLHSFSLSEILRDEAEKYVEDFKVLRRLAIPDQIHRLEGAVIKTGLVVDVESTGLSLEDDDVVQLGLLPFSYDAATGKILTVHKDKAFVGLREPAVPMSAEASLITGIKNDDLAGKQIDETQVTRLVEGADLIIAHNAAFDRPMVEKLWKCFEAKPWACTLADVDWLAEGFAAGKLDYLGMQFGWFYDGHDALADCEACLALLTRTLPKSGQLVMNVLRKNAQRQEHLVRAVGADFEKKEQLKRRRYQWRAQDTQFGKFWWTITDDLPGESAWLQDEIYGDKRAIKASPVPATMRFSNRIWELS; translated from the coding sequence ATGACCATGGATGATCTGCACAGCTTCTCCCTCTCGGAGATCTTGAGGGACGAGGCGGAAAAGTACGTTGAGGATTTTAAGGTGCTGCGGCGCCTGGCGATCCCCGATCAAATCCATCGGCTCGAAGGCGCCGTCATCAAGACCGGCTTGGTTGTTGATGTCGAATCCACGGGTCTGTCGCTGGAAGACGATGATGTCGTCCAGCTTGGGCTGCTGCCGTTTTCCTATGATGCCGCGACAGGCAAGATCCTGACAGTCCATAAGGATAAGGCCTTTGTGGGTTTGAGGGAGCCGGCAGTCCCTATGTCGGCCGAAGCAAGTTTGATTACTGGGATCAAGAACGATGACCTCGCCGGCAAACAGATCGATGAGACCCAGGTCACTCGCCTCGTGGAAGGTGCAGATCTCATCATCGCCCATAATGCTGCATTCGATCGGCCGATGGTTGAGAAGCTGTGGAAGTGTTTTGAAGCCAAACCCTGGGCTTGCACACTCGCAGATGTCGATTGGCTAGCCGAGGGCTTCGCTGCCGGAAAACTCGACTACCTCGGAATGCAGTTCGGCTGGTTCTATGACGGTCATGATGCTCTCGCTGATTGCGAAGCCTGTCTCGCGCTTCTGACGCGTACGCTTCCGAAATCTGGGCAGCTGGTCATGAATGTGCTGCGCAAGAATGCACAACGCCAGGAACATCTGGTCAGGGCAGTAGGAGCTGACTTTGAGAAAAAGGAGCAGTTGAAGCGCCGCCGCTATCAGTGGCGCGCGCAGGACACTCAGTTCGGCAAATTCTGGTGGACCATCACCGACGATCTGCCTGGAGAGTCGGCTTGGCTTCAGGACGAAATCTACGGTGACAAACGAGCCATTAAGGCATCGCCTGTGCCTGCAACGATGCGCTTTTCTAACCGTATTTGGGAGCTGAGCTGA